Genomic segment of Odontesthes bonariensis isolate fOdoBon6 chromosome 10, fOdoBon6.hap1, whole genome shotgun sequence:
TTGTAGGTGTTTGTGCTAGAATAACAAAATGTCTTCCTCCTGGCTTTTATGAAGGAGTTTTGATGCTTGAGATCAACAATGCGGTGATGATTCAAAGAAGCGAAATGACTGGAAAAGCTTTAGTGTAACTTTATTTCCATTAACGGTAAAGAAGGAGCTGATAGTGTGTTTAATGCACAGTATGCGGTTATAAGTCACTGGTTCAGAATCAGTAtgccactgtgtgtgtgtgtgcgtgtgtgtcaaaAGTGTCAAAAGCCATTGGCAGGATGTGCTGCACATGTGCAGGTGTCTTTCAGAAGTCTCTCTTCTGCGCCTCTGTGTACGTGAGGGCCGCCTGCAGGTCTTTGGCGGAGCGCGCATGCATCTGCAGAGCGTGTGCGAGGGCCTCATGCAGCTTGTCTGGGGCCACCAGGTGAAGGCGCAGCAGAGATCTGACCAGCTGGGAGCGAGCGTTGCCGATGAAGGAGTGCGAAAGGAAATACGAGAGACCTGCCTCTCTTCTATAGGTGTAGAGCGGGACTCTGACCATTCCCAGGACCTGGAGAGAGGGAAAAACAGGCGATTAAGGAACGGAGACGAGATCGGGTGAATTGCTCCAAAAGGACGCATTACCTCCAGTCCGTGATCGGATGCTGTGGATGCGGCCGCTTTCTCCACCTCCCTAATCAGCTCCTCTTCAATCTTCTTCACGTAGAAGTGAAGGATAAGAcgagaggaagagaaggagggcAGCGAAGCTGGGGCAAAGCAAGATTCCACATGATCTTCTACAGAGATGGGCAACGCTATGCCAATCTCCTCCAACAACTCCctgctaagccccgcctccAGGGTCTCCTCTGATGGTTTAACCATCCTGACGTGGAGGAGGAGGGTCAAAGGTCAGCATTAGATAAATAGTAGATAAACACACTGAGCCGTAAGGCTCTCCAGAGACGGATAAATCAGACTGATTGAAAAGCCCAACACATTTGTCAAGTTTGTCGCTCTCTCCGAACAACACGTCTGCTCTCAGGCTCTGCTTTCCAACACGTGGTTTCTTTAGAGGTCTCTTAGACTTTCTGGCACCTGGCTGATATATGACATGTGGATGTCTCAGTGTTTGATCATGTCAGTGTGGTACAAAGCATTAATCAAGTCTGACCTCTCCAAACATACAACCAGGTGCGGTGCACCTGCTGCATATCTGCTGA
This window contains:
- the LOC142390584 gene encoding U8 snoRNA-decapping enzyme, with translation MASGKMSRAEALECSGCSQACHVMLYSDTKSQLFGKTPIKHIVLMQMRFDGLLGFPGGMVKPSEETLEAGLSRELLEEIGIALPISVEDHVESCFAPASLPSFSSSRLILHFYVKKIEEELIREVEKAAASTASDHGLEVLGMVRVPLYTYRREAGLSYFLSHSFIGNARSQLVRSLLRLHLVAPDKLHEALAHALQMHARSAKDLQAALTYTEAQKRDF